In Dreissena polymorpha isolate Duluth1 chromosome 11, UMN_Dpol_1.0, whole genome shotgun sequence, the genomic window ctacgacacacgaacactaactccgatcctaatacaaagacgaatgcttcggttattgtaggaaaatatatacgtcactcagggcgctaatttgtctttgctgcattttatgaaattcggctttaatgtataatttttcttgcctattttgtgttattgtaacatattttatcaatatatcacaattaaacacataaaaaaaaatcgtatatacccgctttaagatctCCCTCAAAGATACCAAGAACGGTTTAACCCAGGTCACAGATTGGAGAGCCTTTCATTAAGCCTCAGAATTTCAATGCAGTCAAGCTTAAATTAATAGGTTTTAACTTATGCAAACAAAGTTTTTCATTATGTCAAAAATTATCCTAATATTTGCCAGGAAGAAGAAAAGGAAGGATAAAGACAAGGAGCTTGACAAGTACCTGCAGAGTCTGGCAGAGACGCCTGGCACATCAGAGCAGCAGCCTGCGCAGAGGGCTGACACACGGACCAAGGCAGAGATTGCCTTTGAGAAGAGAAAGGAGAAGAAGGTATGCTTCACTCTggctaaaacagggcttaatgcatgtgtgttaagtgttacccagactgatcagggacaacacttcgcttttatgatatgtctAAATGAAAATCTGTTTTAGGGATTTAGCGTTGTTGGAAATTATGACAAAGCAGTGTAGAATCTATGATACATcattttaacagtttaattttGCTAATCTGTGAACATCACTTTTGTGATTCTTTTCAAATTACCTTTTCAAATTACCTTAAGAATATATTAAATATGATTTTGGCATGTATACCAAATCTTGTTTCAAATAGTAAATAGATAAGATTTGAGTAAGCAACTTAGAATATGATACAGAAGTATATTGAAGCGTAAGTTAAAGAAAATTGTGGTATTTCCTATGGATAATTCAAACTTGTTcagttattttttataacaagTAGACACTCTTTAGAACACTAGGTTTTGTTTTTAGCAATACATAATGTTCAAATTATGGTTTGCAGATGGCCCAGCAAATCCTGGAGAGGGCAACAAAAAGTCACAAAGAAAGAATTGTAGTAAGTTCTTTTTACAATCCTTTTTTGTGCTTGTTTTTCACTTAGGAAATTAAGGATTATTTTATGTCAAACCATTTCATTCAACTGTTTAAAATGTTGTCTACATTTACCTgcaaattgttttgcttttttaacaCTTATACATGTTATACATGTCTTCAGGCTTTATGCTTAAGGTAACTGACTAAGATCCATATTAACTATGGCACAGTCAAACACACTGTGATGATTGAGATGTTCCCAAACCAGATACAATTGTCATGGATGATAGCAGCTGCAATTCACATACTAACATTGAACAAAGTGTGTATTGGCCAGGAATTATCTGACCAGTTCAACTGCTGGTTTCAAGGTTTTACTGGAAgccatttttgcaaaaaaatacccCTTATTTGTGGGTCAAGACCCCTTGACAATTAATGTGCTTCCACAAATTGTAAGGAAGAATTCCCTGTTCCTGTATCCCGTCAGCCAGTAAGTCTGTCAGTCTATCAGTCTGTCCGTAACAGTTTTATGTCTGTTATATATCTCCTTTACCCTTTGGCAGATTTTCATTAAACATGCCTCAAATGCTAAAAGCATCTAGACAATGTTCAGAAAGCAGTCATGCCagattaaggtcaaggtcatacttcacgGTAAAAGGTTCAAGCTTCCGCATTGTGTCTACGAATCTTGCATCATATGCTTAGTGCATTGAGACTTGTCCAGAAGACATGAGTCAGTCATGCcggatcaaggtcaaggtagtTCCTCAAGGCAAAAGGTTTGAGCCTCCATTTTTGTGTCCACTCTATATCTCCTATACCCTTGATAGGATTTTGATGGAACTTGTCTCAAATAATTAGGGCATTGACAGTGTGTACATAAGACATGAGTCAGTAATCTTTACTTGAGATCAAGGTCATATTTCTAGTTAGGTCAAAGGCTTAAGCTTCTATTTTCATGTTCTGTCCATTCTTCCTATACccattcaagaatatttacgAAAGTTGGATACAATGTTAAGTGCATTTAGACTAGACAATGTGCAAAAGTCACAAGTCAGTCAAGCTGAATGTGTAGATTATGAAGAAAGGAAATGTGGCTGTAACCAGTTTTGGCACAGTTATTGCTCtttgtgttgtttgtttcaatataaaaatgattgTCTCAacatttgtgtttcagttaagaATTGAATTCCTTTTTTGTGTATCATTGATCAGTGTATGATAAAGTTCATGgaaaaattaatgtttattttccgGACAGTTCATACGTtgattaaatgaaaaacaatgcTTTTCAATAGTCATGAAAAAGACATTAAGTACCATTAATGATAACATTCTAAAGGCAGCAACAGACTTCTATACACTGGCATATAAATTGAGTTTCAGTTTTCTTTGTGTTGTATGGCATATTGTTGAAGTTGGGGCCATACTATTGAGTCATTTAACTGATGACGTTTAAAAAAacgtcagtgatttttttacctgcgagtcctgcgacctggactcacaaaaacctctgcgGATTCAAAGTTTCGAATTATgcgagtcccaaaaatgcattgaaatttataaaaaaataatatcgtttaatatttggactcattctttcaattcggggactcatagatttgcaagttatcgagtcccagAACTCAGATGagaaattttgtaaaaatatcactgcaaCGTCATTACAAGTCACCCAAAATTCTGACTTCATTTTGCAATTTGTTTATGAAAAAGTAGCACAGTCATGAATATAAACATTAACATGGTATATTAGGTTGGTTCATTGCGAAATGATAATCAGGTCAT contains:
- the LOC127849515 gene encoding protein FAM32A-like, yielding MSEYDNVCRGSLKLKGVSDHKIKKKKKRKDKDKELDKYLQSLAETPGTSEQQPAQRADTRTKAEIAFEKRKEKKMAQQILERATKSHKERIVEFNQHLDNLTEHFDIPKVSWTK